Genomic segment of Arachis stenosperma cultivar V10309 chromosome 4, arast.V10309.gnm1.PFL2, whole genome shotgun sequence:
TGGACATTTTTAGAGACCCCATAACCCTTCTTCTTCATCTCGTTCACCAATTCCCAAAACTCATCAGTGAATCCATTGGTTCCCAAAACGCGAAGCATCAAGTTGTACGATTTGGAGCTCAATCTCTGCGGATCGGCTTCCAGAACCCACCGGAAGAACCTCCTCGCCACGTCAGCATTGGAATCGAGCTTCGCGAGAATCCCGTTGATCGCGTCGTGGTTGATGGAAACGCGATTCGAATCGAGGCGGCTCTTGACGTCGTTGACATCCCTGGGTTTCGAGAAAACCTCGGATATTACGAGAAGGTGGCTGTCGGTATCAGCTTGTTGTTGTGCGAGGACGGGCTCGGAGGAGAATGTGCGAAGGAAAATTGGGATCGAACGGATTGATTTTGCAGTGGTGGTGAAGCGAGGGATCGAAGGAGAAGGGGAAGAGCGAAGCGCGTGAAGATGGTGGTGGTTGTGGGAGCGGAGAAGATGGAGAAGACGCCATTGGTGTCTCATTTCTGCGAATAGGATCAAGGAGATTCTTTGCAGTGAAATGAAGGAGTGAGGGAAGAAAGTTCAGAGAGAGAGAATCTAGGGTTAGGGTTTTACAGGAATTATGATTTTGCATCCATTTCCATTTTTTTGGGTTAATGAAGATTCGGGCTTTTATTTTGGGCCTTTATATAGTTAGGTATAACCCATTTAACTATATTGAAACACAAGCAATATACCACTGTccaaagaaaaaacaaaaaaaataccaaaatatatgaaaacacaaaaaaatacatGGATATAGTTTTAGAAAAAACCAACACATGGATATAAAGCAATAAAGTATTTAGAAATAGTTTTGGGAGccaattacaaaaaaaaaaaatagttttggGAGCCAATTATAAAATAAGACAAttcaattcatttttttatttttaattttaaaattaaaaaaattaaaataatgagttttttttttaattataattgacAAGTTTTTCAACTAGTTGACTTCAAGTTATCTacatttttaattgattttctaTCAAAATCGaagtatttaatttaaaatagtcTTTAAATTGGCCGAGTAGTCAATTTACTCATTTACTTAAACAAATATAAAAGTGTTTATTAATGTAAAAATGGTTTAGTTAGTCTTTTTTATAAAGatgttagttaattttttttcatttagtttaatattaatataatagaTATTTACATTTCAATTAtcatttttatatcaaaatgaTTCTAATCATCTTTATGAATAGTGTGACACCTTATAGTAATTGCTTGCTTATAATATTACGAGTGTAGCATTGGTTTTACATACTAACTAACAAAGCGagtttgaaaataaaaaaattgagtcaaattaaaagaagttTGCACCAACATTACTTGGATTCATACTCAGTAAGTCAGAACTCAAAAGCATTTTGAAACATGAGATTTGGGTGAAATTAGATAAACCAAACCAAGAGCTTGAAATTAAGTCAAagaacaaaaaaacaaaaaaaaaaagattaaagtATAGTGAGGTTTAGAAGTAGTTCAAAGGTACAAGCAGCATGTTTACATATAAAGATAGATGCATTCTAAGAGCACCTGTTTCTTATTCAACCCAATGAACTGATTGAGCTCCCATATATAAATAGGTAATCCATTTAATGGCAGAatacaagaaacaaaaaaatatatatatatttacaagAACACAATGGAGCTACAAAAGCAAGAGGCACAACAGTCTCCTTCAAAGAGGTTAGAGATCTTTTGTTTTCAATATAAATAACCATTGTAGCCATTACTAATCACTATGACTTTTTGTTTTAGAATTTCCAATTGATCAATAAGGTTGCTTTGTATaaactttcttgttttctaatttttcttattattttttgaagGCTTATGGATAAGGTGGCAGTAATCACTGGTGGTGCAAGAGGAATAGGAGCAGCCACAGCAAAATTGTTTGCAGAAAACGGAGCACATGTTGTGATTGCtgatgttcttgatgatcttgGTGCCTCACTAGCTGAATCCATTGGTGGAAGATTCATACACTGTGATGTGTCAAAGGAAGAAGATGTTGAATCAGCCATTAACCTTGCTCTTTCATGGAAGGGACATGTGGACATTATGCTAAACAATGCTGGGATTGGAGCCATTGATGGAAGCATTACAAGCCTTGACATGGAACATGTGAAACATTTGTTATCCATAAACCTCAATGGAACCATACATGGAATCAAACATGCTGCAAGAGCAATGATCAAAGGCCAAAAGGGAGGGTCCATCATATGCACCTCAAGTGCTGCAGCCATCATGGGTGGTTTGGCTTCACATGCTTACACTATGTCTAAAGCAGCAATGGATGGTTTGGTGAGAATCTACCATACtcaaatattttgattttaacttttatcttattgtgacccgaaaaatataaatttcatCGGGTTTAGAGTCGAATATAAATCTTGAAAATATATCAGATCAATATTTAAGTTCGGATCTAAACTAAGATAAACCCAGTTTCAACTCTATTTCTGTGATTAAGGTATCTTGATCAAAACAAAATCACTATTTTATAGGGACTAAAAACTTATTTAATCTTTCGGTATTGTATTGGTATATGTGAATTATAGGTGAGAAGTGCTGCTTGTGAGTTGGGAGTTCATTTGATAAGAGTGAATAGCATATCACCACATGGGGTTGCCTCAGAGATGCTTCTAAGTGCTTTCAAGAGGTTTGAGAAGGTTGACATCACCCTTGAAGAGTTGAAAGGGCATATTGGGAAGAGGGCAAGTTTACTTCAAGGGAAAGGTGCAACTGCAGAAGATGTTGCACATGCCGCACTGTTCTTGGCTAGTGATGAATCTAGCTTCATAACAGCACACACTTTCCCAATTGATGGAGGATACACTTCTGCTGTTAGTCACATGAGTTTCATTTACCAAGATCCAAAGTGATCATGAAAAAGGAATTCAACAAATTCAAGTTGAATTAGATTTTAAGTTCACATTATTGTGCTTTATATGACTATGTCCTTATAATCAGGTAGTTATAGAGCAGCAATTAACTTGTATCTGTGTAATTTTAAAGTCATAGGTTTAAGTTATGAAATTAATCACTCTTATAATTATTAGGTTAGACTGCGTACACTTTTCGGAGTACGGCTTTTTTCTGAACTCCACATTAACGCGAAATGCTCGTACACTGAACTAGAAAGATGATTAAATGTGTTAATACATTTTGGATCTCCAATTAGAcataccaattttttttttgcctaAGATTATAAGATCTTTGTTAGATCCATATTATTCAACAAGGAGCTTGCACCAGAGATacaaattagaaatcaaaactTATACCTTGTcattaatgaattttatttcACTAGACTTATGAATAAAAAATGATTACAATAATGGAACTAAATTATTATGAAAAGGCACTAGACTAAAACTGAGAGAAACAAAAGTGTATTcagttaaaatatatatatatatccataTCCTCAATCTTGATCAATTGAATCATGAAGGCATGCAACAATGTCAACCTTTGTTCCATCAATCAATCAGTCCTCAATTGTTCATTTTCTCCTTCACTGCTTCACATGCTCCTTCTGCCTTGGCCTTAATCTGCTGACCAGTCTACCAAAAAATAAACAACACACAATATCATAACTGATATGGTTTtatccaattcaattttttcACAATATTCGTGTATAACATTGTCTTAGGTCGGATATGTtcgatttaattattctgttggttATTATAGTTTTACTACATTTGCAATTatgtttttatacttttttcttttaatcgAATCCCtacactatttttaattttataattatgtcTTTTCTATTGTAAAAAGTGTTCGAATATTAGAATAGAACCTCTTGCACTGATTCTTTAGCAGACTGAGCAGCATCACTAGCCCTGTCTATCATGTTGTTGGTCTTTTCCTATAGAcacagaaaaaaaataattgtaaaatttaatataattactaTGAAGATTGATTAAGCACATTAAGAGACTAATTATGAAGCtaagagaaaaggaaaacctGAACTTGTCCCTTGGCAACTCCAGCATTGTAGCTCATCTTTTCGGAAGAATTCATATTGAAAGTATTTGATAAACAGAAAGTGTTTCaaataaatatcaaaatattgTTTTATGTTTTGAGATGAAGATGTTTAGATTGCTATGTGTTTTGTTGGTTTATATAGCTTCTCAAAGCATTGCATTGTTCAACATGTGTATCATCTCCCCACCCCACATTATAAGTTGAAATTTTCAATGTTGATTTCAATTGGACACATACATGTTATGCAAATATAGCAAAGAGAATTTGATGAGGAAGTTATTTATCTatgacttttttttatataaattaattttgacaCGTTGACAGtttaaatttgatatatttttatataattaatttactttttttagaCGATCGTTAAAAAGTTATAAATGTAATGTTACGTATTTTAATGTATTATACACGGAGCataaagaaattaattaatttttagttaattagcATTTATTAAAACCACATGTATGAATGAACTTTCTATAAATAATGTGTAAGAAGAAAATGACTTTTTCTACCAAAGATCTCAGCtacaaaattaaaactaaattacaattttttttcattttattagtcaataataaataaaaataactcaTCTCTATTGGTATTAGGAGTCAGAaattatgaatgaatctcatccACAATATTACAGGTCAAcaagtgaaaaaagaaaaaaaaaaagcattttTCTATGAGTAGCATGACATGCGCCATTGAACAAGAATTTGTGAAAGGATCAAACAATTAATCGCAATTTTCGcaacaaaattataataacttttatttatttattttaaaaaagtgtTGAACATTACTCTGATTTGAGAAACTATATATTTATCTAGTTTTTGTTCATCTAAAAAACACATAAACAACACAAAATCTAAACTCTATTCACTTGATTATTATTAGAACTTGAAAAGAAAATGGAGTCCATTAAGCAGAGCTACCAACAAGGAAAAGCCAGGAGTGAGGCACAGGTATGAAACATTATGATAACtagaaaattatatttgattatAGTCATATGTAAATAAATATTTCAGTTAATATTGTTCCATGCTTTTgtgttattaattattattattgcagcAAACGACAGAGAACATGATGGACAAGGCAAGCAATGCAGCTCAATCTGCTAAAGAGGGCATGCAAGAGGTTGGttccttatatatataatatatgacatgatttAACAGTTAAATTGATAAAAGATTTAATTACTTTTGTTGTACtgtaattttatcaaatttataattagatttttatatttttttcttttaattagatttttatagaTTTCTgtatcaaaaatattaaaattaattgaatactttttctaaaaaatatataatcaaatatttAATTAGGTTCTTAATTGTGAATATCTTTAATATTAACTCTAATAGTTTTTACActtataaaaacttaattacaaaattagaagaagtatagagactcaattaaaaagagaaaaaatataaaaatctaattataaatttgataaaactagagactaacagaataattaaatcttgaaaaaatatataaagattCCAAAAAGTAGttcttattatttgatttgcTTTTTGTTTGTTCATAGGCTGGCCAGCAAATGCAGGCAAAGGCACAAGGAGTTGCTGATGCTGTGAAGGATGCAACCGGGATGAACAAATGAACTTTGAAGACATCATTGTGAATTTGTGATGAACTTTTCTTTTGAGTTAAAAATAATCCCTCTTAGGTTCATTTATTTGATTCGAAACAAAAATGTTGTTCCATTTCTTTTATGTAATAATTAATTCTATCATAATTTTAATGAAATAAGTTTCAAAATAAACAGTAGCCTATTTGTTTTACACATTATTCAAGACTTACAAAAGGTGATTAAAAAAAGTGTAAATTAAGTTGCTTTCTATGAAGGTGCACTAATcatatatgaaaaaataaaataaaataataatttaacaaaGTGAGACTCATATATTAAGTAAAAACTTGGTAGAAGAGAATAGATGATGAAAGATGATGATGACACGTGACTTGATCATGTGAAAAGCACTTAAGAAAATGCATTCCCATGTAACAGAGTCATGTTTGTTCTGAATGTATATGCTTTTGCACCAAATTTGAAGAGAAAAATACCTTAAATTTTGCCAATCATGTTCATAGTTCTCATCATAGAGACGTCACAGAACCCTCTCTCATACAAGAACCTTGACATAATCTAACTCTGTTTAACTTTAAATACTGTGATCACATGGTTCATGTGTCCCCTGCTATTAAGGGTTGATGAGTTTTGTAAGAACCTACACAATTTCAGAATTTctaaccacaaaacaactactcTACACGCAATTTTCATTCATACGCCTACAAAAAGTTCATACCATTGCAATTGTTTCCTTAATACATCAGAGCTGTTTCATGTAGAGGACTCAGAGATGAGATAAACGGTTGGAATACTGTTGGAAGGCAAAGGGTATGTATAAATATAAGTTTAAGTGTGACAAAGACGAAAATTTTGAGATGAATGAGCAGTCAAATATGTATGAATAAAATAAGGAACGAAGATATTGTGGAAAAAATGGTAAAATCTTGTTTTTCAGAGCATTTAGTTTAGAGGACCGTAAATATAATAGAATGAGGACCGTAAATATAATAGAGTTCAATGACGTTTAATCCATGTAACCAACTCAATTAATGGAATAATACTTAATGGAATAatactttgttgttgttatATGGAAAAAACTTGACACAAACTTTACTAGTTGTATATGAGACATATATGtattaattaaatcaaaataatgCTTAGAATAAAGTTCACCCTCTGAAACTCATGGAGCTGAATTACAATAGTATTAAGCATCTGTGATGATTACCAAACACAATCTGGAAGATTAAATTATATagtaatatgtattttattgcTTGAATTAGAGAGCAACAATCCATTATTAAAGGAACTAAGCCTTTAGCAAACTCTTAGTAGGAAATTTCTAAATAGTAAATACATGGAACTAGAAATAAAAGCATCAAGCAAATATATAGCATAACAACCCTAAATAGCACCACCATTCTCACACATACCATAACCCCCAAAGTTGACTCAAGTATCAAAACAAACAGCAACAGAAAGATAAGGTGTATATATATGGTTCTCTGTCCCACTTCCTATTCCTTCTCATCCTCACTACTACTCCAGCAGCATCTAAGAATAGACCTAGGAGATGCACTTCCATCGGCTCGGACAAAGCTATGGTACACAACAGCACCGCCACCAGCTCCTAGCACTTCATTGCTCCTCTCCTCACAGTAGTATCCATCAATATCCAGGGGAAATTTGTTGAAAAGCTTCTCACCATGCATGTCATTGTGTAGAGCAACAGAGAACTCAGATGGTTCAAAGCAAGCCAAAACTCTCTCAATAAGTTCAGACACAGAAGTTTTTTCATAATCATAGCCAACAGCTTCAAAACTTGCATAGCTGAAACCATCCTCTGGTGTTACATGGATAGTGGAGATCGCACTTCCCTCGATTCCGTTCATCGAATAGCCACAGGgatcaaattcaaaatcacaTATCTCAGACTTTGGAAGGATCTTCCTGATTCCAGAATTTTCAGTCATCATAACTGCAGAGTCAGTGTTTTCTTTGAAGAAAACAGAGGCCTTTTCCCTGTCTAATCCAGTCATGCACATCTCAAGGCCATAGATTGCTGCTTCAGATGAGGCTTTTGGCTCTGCACAAGCAGAGTAGATGTGCCAAAGTTGTGACTTGTCAGGATCACCCATCACAGAAGCTTTGCTACCGGAACCAAGGTTGCCAAAATAGCTGTCAAGAAGATCAACTTCCTCTGAAAAGCTACGATGAGGGAAGGGCTGTGCCCCAGGAAAAATGAAGCTTCCTCGAGTGTACCTCACCGATTTCACAGTCATGTCGAGGGAACCGGCCAACTTAAGAATGGCAGGGATTGACAGAAGTAGTTTTGTAGTTCCACAGGTTTTGATGATGATGTTATGAGAATAAACAAACAAGCTTGACTCTGAGAGAACATAAGAATCAACATCATCATTTGAAAGAGAGGAAACAATAGTGCATTGTGCTGGTTCTAGAATCTCATCCAAGTGGGCTTTAGACAATGCCCGGAGGCCTAAACCTTCGCCGAAAAACGATATCTCGAGCCTCTTTTCATAGCCTTCAAAACCAATAGCTGAGGCGGTCAAAGCCATCTTCACTCAAAGAAACAAAATGCTGTGGTGTAGATCAAGAGCAATAGAGAAATCAAAGCAAGACAGAGAAAGATGAAACaaggagaagaaggaaaaggaGAAGGAGAATAGAAAGAAAACAGGAATAGAAAATGTTGCAGTTTGTAAAGCCTAAAGGGGGGCTATGTCACACAACCAAACGAATCTCAGGATGGTTTGCGGATGCACTGCACAAGTTGAAAAAACAAATGTCAGAAAAAATCAAATGCAACCATCTTAATACAAGTTTTGTGTTCAGTTATCCAAAGGGTTAAAGCAAGAACTCACGTTGGAGTAAGCAGCAGTTCTGAACTTCTTGATTCCACCGTGTGGGCGAACGTCTTCAATGATGTAGTCGAGAGGAGCTTCGTATAAGGTTTTACTACTACTAGACTTCTTTTTACCACCTTTAGACTCCATCAGCTCATTCACACTCTTCTGcataaatcataaaaattgGGAAATCAGATGAATGAAAAAATATGATGGATAAACTGAAATACAGAACTAATTGATCATGTTGGATAAACCTCAGTGAAGCATGAATAACAAATACATAGACAAATGTGGTATAAAGGTAAAGGAGAGGCACTATAGATAGCAGCAAAAAGAATCATCTTATTTATGCTTTGTCAAAATTAGAAATTAGCCATAAAACTTGTGAAACAAGTAATCAAAATTCATAATCAATGTTCAGAACTCCCAAATCTCCCTCCCACTCTCCAGAGCCCCAAAGGATCATAAAACAATCAAGAACAAGATGCAGAGAAAACACATAACCACATAAGAAGGCTTTCACCGGCCTCATCCAACTGAAATCGTGCAAAtcataatcaaattaaattcccaAAGAGTCCTCAGGATTCATAAGAATCACCAAATAATGATTTTTGTTCAAAGGATACAAGGTTAATGAAAAATTAACggaagaaaaattatttatcatgtttCTCTCTGATCATGGAAAAATTGAATCATATCCATGCATcaacaacaaaaacaataataaaccagcaatttttaattttttatttatttacggATTTgataattacaataaaatataatcatagaTAATCAAGATTTCAGATACCCTCTCGGCTACCAGACTCTAAAATCATAATTAACCTATctcaataaaatcaaaataatttgaaaaacagcaacaaaaataaaatttaaaaccaCATAAAAGAAACGAAATCTTGAGAGGAATTCTGAAAGTTGAACGCAATGCACTTACTGCGATTAAAGAAATTGGAGAAACGTTAATGAATGCGAAGGAATTGAAGCTAGAAattcaattattaaaattattatcgTAATTATGACGATGAAATTGAAGAGAAAATTGGAATGTGGAATGTGAATGAGGCCGATTGGGTTGTTATGGCGTTTGAGAAAGAGGGAGGGGTTTATTTATATAGTGGATTCGGTGAGTATTCAATTACCTTAATGCCCCTGCCAATTCCCAACTTTCAGTTACACGTCTTccttgtttttatgattttcctCCTATAAAACTGGTAGAGAATCTCTCAAACTTCCGTACCAAACAAGCACTTTcttatcttatttaaatttacAATTTCGTCCCTGTAAAATGTTCCTGCTGTGTAACAGATTTGGTTGAAATTTGGGTTGTTGAATTTACTGAattacaaacaaataaaaaaattaaaataaaacctAAAAATTACATGTTCAATTGAATTATCATTCTTCGTTTTCTGAATAATTTCTAAACTATTTGGGCTACAACAAATCTGGTCCAAATTATAATAAGCATAacatttagttaaaaaaatctTCAAGAACATAAAAGAATAGTCACTAAAATTAATAGtattttgatatatttatttacattattttaTATGTCTTTTAACCAAAGTAAACAGATATCTATGTATCCTAATATcttagaaaataataatgtcattttttatagtattttttagtctaataaattaaagattaatttaCCGTAAATTTAAACTGCatttagttaaaattttatcgttaatcaataaattactgtatatataaaataaaatttaaatttttaatatttatttaaacaaacaaataaacCGATCACTTAATTAATTTAAGTTGGTTTATTCTATCTTCATCCTATAATATAAATTTAGACACCAAATTATATGTACTGTTTAGACAA
This window contains:
- the LOC130973657 gene encoding short-chain dehydrogenase reductase ATA1-like, translated to MDKVAVITGGARGIGAATAKLFAENGAHVVIADVLDDLGASLAESIGGRFIHCDVSKEEDVESAINLALSWKGHVDIMLNNAGIGAIDGSITSLDMEHVKHLLSINLNGTIHGIKHAARAMIKGQKGGSIICTSSAAAIMGGLASHAYTMSKAAMDGLVRSAACELGVHLIRVNSISPHGVASEMLLSAFKRFEKVDITLEELKGHIGKRASLLQGKGATAEDVAHAALFLASDESSFITAHTFPIDGGYTSAVSHMSFIYQDPK
- the LOC130975875 gene encoding late embryogenesis abundant protein 2-like, which encodes MNSSEKMSYNAGVAKGQVQEKTNNMIDRASDAAQSAKESVQETGQQIKAKAEGACEAVKEKMNN
- the LOC130975876 gene encoding stress-induced protein KIN1-like codes for the protein MESIKQSYQQGKARSEAQQTTENMMDKASNAAQSAKEGMQEAGQQMQAKAQGVADAVKDATGMNK
- the LOC130974381 gene encoding S-adenosylmethionine decarboxylase proenzyme-like — translated: MALTASAIGFEGYEKRLEISFFGEGLGLRALSKAHLDEILEPAQCTIVSSLSNDDVDSYVLSESSLFVYSHNIIIKTCGTTKLLLSIPAILKLAGSLDMTVKSVRYTRGSFIFPGAQPFPHRSFSEEVDLLDSYFGNLGSGSKASVMGDPDKSQLWHIYSACAEPKASSEAAIYGLEMCMTGLDREKASVFFKENTDSAVMMTENSGIRKILPKSEICDFEFDPCGYSMNGIEGSAISTIHVTPEDGFSYASFEAVGYDYEKTSVSELIERVLACFEPSEFSVALHNDMHGEKLFNKFPLDIDGYYCEERSNEVLGAGGGAVVYHSFVRADGSASPRSILRCCWSSSEDEKE